Within Salvia splendens isolate huo1 chromosome 21, SspV2, whole genome shotgun sequence, the genomic segment AGGCGGAACTTGGGGCCGTCGTAGTGGTGGAGGATTGGGCGGAATGAGTCTTCCTCCAGAGGCTCGCAGATCTTCCTCGTCACAACACGGACCTGAGCAGGGAAGCGCGACTCGCCTTGGTTCTTCTTGTCCTCCCAAGCTGTGGGGTCGATGTTTGTGCCTCCGAAGCTTGCAGCCTGAATCCGAAAATCATGATTCATAGATTTACACAAGTTGAACTAAACTATCATAGTTTGATATTCAGCACAATTAAGCTAAAGAAACTTAGATAAAAACAAACCTCGAAAACTCCATGAAGCTGATGAGTTGAGTAGTTGTACAGAAAGAGGGGTAATCCTGGGGTTATGGCACGAACAGAGTCACGGTAGCGAGGTGGCAACCCTGAAATTTTGGATAATTTTAGGTCACAGATTCATACAGTACAAATAAACTGCCAAAATTGGAAACAGTAACTCTAGATTCGTGATCGATCACTAGTAAAGATCCGTGAAATTCAGCAATTGTTTACACAAATTTTACCAAAACTAACATAGACAGAGTCCATCAATTTTACCAAAATtgaattattcatattttaggGATTGATCAAAAACGATATAGAAATGAGAAGAAATCTTACCAAAAAGTTGGCGCTTGAGGTTCTCAGCCATGGTATCGTTGTTGCAGACAAAAATATATCCACCGATGGTCTCGTTCCTCGGCAAAGCCTCAGCCGGCGGCAGCGTCTTAAACCTCTTATCAACCGCCGTCTTGTTGTCGCCGTTACTATCCTTACCGCTCTCCTTATTCCCCCTATTCTTCTTCCCCAATTTAGCCCCATGCTCCTCGTCGTTCTTCCCCCTATTAATCTTCCCATTCACCACAGCATTATTCGCGAAACCTTTCCCCTTACTGTAGTAGCTGTTGAAATTCATAGACGGCGTCGAGTAAACGCCCTTATTAAACCCGCCGTTCAGCCCAGTGGAACCCGACCCGTACCCGGAGTAATTGACTCCGCTGTTAGAGCTATCGTTGATCGGCGCCTTCCACGCATCGTTGCTGAACCCTACGTTGAAATCCGACTTCAGATCGCCGCCGGCGTTGCGGAAGTCGAAGTTGCGCCTCTCCTCGGCGGTCCGCTTTGCCGCGTAGTTGGTGCTCCAGATTGAGTCGTTGAGGGACAGATCGGCCAGGCTCCCCGTCTGGAGGCGGAGGTTATCACTGAACTGCCAAAACGAGGATTGATTGTTCTCCATTTTAGAATGAAAACCTCAAAAAATCAGTAGAAAAGGTTAAATCGGTGCAAACAGTAGTAGATGAGGAATTGCTGAAGGTAAAGGGGAATGGAGAGAGGGGGTATAAATGGGGGAGAAAGGGAGCGTAGGTGCGAGGAAGGAGAGGGGATAACGTGTGGATTTGTCAAAGCTAATGAGGAAGGAAATGGAATTTGGGTTTaattaaaaaagagaaaatgggGGGTGAAGTAAGTGAGTGGGGATTAATTAAAAAGTTTGGTGGAGCGTTTGAAGAATTAGGTGTGATGACGACAAAAACGCGGTTTTGAAGTGAAGTCTAGTTTTGAAGCTACACTGATTTCCCTCCTCATCACTACTATTTCTGCCCAACGGTTTCGTTGGGTTTacgagcatccacaatggcttttgtcaagcaatagcccagctaTAGCTCAGCCATAAACTCCTCCTACCAcattatcagcactaaaaattctTCTGctacatcatcaggacaaacaaataGCACAGCAATGGcctagcaatagcctagccacatcattcaaaatttaaaaaaaatcgctCGCCGGTCCGGAGCCCACAACGGCGGCGAGCggatcggcgtgcgctcgccgattttttcgccgaaatggcgctcgccggttacaatggttcggcgagcgccggagatcggctagtcggtccgctcgccgccattgtggatgctctaaacgcTAAATATGTGACGTTGTGCTTTCAATAGTTGCTAAGCACGCGATTGTTTTTTAAAACTGTATATTATCTATGTTTGATAGTTTTCTCTATTGCCCACATTGTTTTCCACTTATTTTGGCTACATTCGTTGTTTCTCTTTTGATTATCTGCTAGTTGTCTCGCTTTTTCACTGATTTTTCAATTGTTATGATAAAAGAGAAAGAAACTCCTGATACACAATTGCCTTTTGACTATCTAGCTCGTCCTTTCGGTagttttttttactaaattgaATAATAACTTGCAATTAAAGGAGAAAGAAACACGTGATACACACTCAACAAGAGGTGAGGTGGTGGTGGAAAGAGTACTCGATAAGAACGACTTCATCCCTTAATCTCAAATGTGGCctcatattatcatttttattctcGGTTGGGTGTGGATATCTTGCAGTATTGTAATTAAGTTGAAAGTTGTAAAAAAAAGTTCTTTATGTGATTCAATCCATCATTTTGGACCttcgaaaataaaattaatgttaAAATTCAAACCTGTAATATCCAAAAGCTATAACAAATTTGAGTTTCAATATTGTATAAAGACGATCTAAATTCTAAATTCGTGTTTGTACAAAAAAGTTAGAAAGTATTTACTGCAAACCGAGATACGTATAcacaataatatttaaaaataaattaattacgaAGTACTAAACGATTGACGTTTAATGTGGTATTAATTtcattattatattttcaaaaagtgaaaatTTCCAATCATTTTTGggatttatttttaatggaacaaTTGGACAATAAAAGTTTTGAATGTaatgttagagcatctccaatggcggacgtccggtcggacatctgcgacgggcgaccgggacgtccgccatgtggcgtttcaactcggatacggacgtcccgtaagaacgtcggatgtcctcggacgtgcgggcgacgggcgggcggacgtccgccattgtggcgtgggtcggacgtccgggtcggacgttcggtatttaatttttttttaaactctatatatacaactcgttgaacttcatttcattcgcaccacttgtgttaacaagtttctctcttcttttactacaaatttcatttctacttaatggagaacgacaggaactcccccgccacgagcgagtcgcagactccgacGTTTCCCGCCGAACTGGAGGGAAACTCTAGCGAAAATGCGACAACGGTTCCGGcaatgtcggggatgggtggaatgggtaggatgggtgggatgggtgggatgagtGATATGATGTCCCTTTACTgcaatatgtacaattggatgggtggtatgggggtatgatgcccagggcagcggggatgggggcatgaccccaaatatgatggggatggggataggtatggggggcatgaccccaaatatgatggggatgggtgggatgatgtcggggatgatgcagaCCATGCCTGGGGGAAGGGGTGGCTGGGgccctgaaccactagcggacgatgtctatcggccgGTTATCGACATGTtgtctactgataccccctcCAGTTTTGTTCCGGAGAATCAGTTCACCGGAGTGGatactttctcttttgaggagttggggctatctctagtcagggagactcccgatgatgtggggacagcggcaaggggcaggggcaagggcaaggggaaagccacgggctcttcctcgcgaacggtggctgaggaggaggatgatgaggagacgggaaagaggacggtcTGGAGAAtgtgggaaaacgtcgcgctttCGAAGGTTTGGGTTtcaatagtcgaggatccctatgtcggtgctaaccagcatattgacagactgtggcatcgcgtcgctgaagcctacctcacacacaaaccggctggggcgaagtGTCGCGTGCCCGAACattgccggaaacagtgggagcggttgaggcctaagcttagtcgatttgccggcctctaccaaaataatctccgccaggcaaccagcggtatgtccgaggaggatgtgaaGTACCGTGCCTTGGCGCAGTACGCCGACAGATCCTTGAAGTTCAAAGAtttcgaccagtgggaggcctatctcgtggtgaaggattcccaaaagtttgtgggggtgtcgaatcgggctggcagaagcggacgaagatcaacgcttccggtgaatacagcagcagtgctggttcgcacgagctccctgAAGCCGAGGAAGTGTCCCCACTACCTCAATCAGACTTCCGCCGGCGTCGTCGCCTGATTGGGCAAAAGGCTGTGCAACGGAAggctaggggaagcagcagcggtagcgggtcgttcgaggtccaatcggaggcccTTGCTCCCCCAGAAGAGTACGATCGTCTCGCCCGCGCGCAGATAACGACTAgtttggtccggaccatgcataggtggcatagcacgacagatcctgtgtacaaaaggatgttgaaggatgtcatcgatggatgtcggcgcgatttgtgGATGctacccattggagatgatggcgccgagattagcgacggggacgacgggggcaacacgggcgacggcgagggcggcacgggcgacgaggacaaCGCGGAGTGAGCCGAGTCTAAATTTCCcgtattatgttatttttatgaTTGCGTATTTAATTTTCCTAAGCATAAAGCATTCACATCCATACTCTTTGGCAAGAGAATGGAGGTGGGCACGgatccatttttatttattttttactgtCTACTATTCTCCAAGAGCAAAATACCCACAtacatgctcttccgcaaggacatgctcaatgGTCCCactattatattattcaatttaaataaaaaacatttccacaatattagaattcattaaaaatactcggaatactattataaattactaaaaaattaaaaattacataattcaaatcctaaaatttaaaaattaattaaagttctaagattaaaaattacataatttaaatcctaaaaattaaaaattatataattaaattcatagaattaaaaaaacccactacttgtggccgaatttcacccaaatgtgtttgattaggtcttcttgtagcttaATGTGGGCtttggtatcgcgcattgtgtgtcttgtttcgatcctctctcgcaccgtcgtatgcacacctcagcgtgggggagaccttgcggttgagcttccggcttcatcctagtcgtaaaagttagccgccctcggtccttcgtcaactataatcatgttgtgcaagataatacatgtatacatgatgtcggcaataTTCTTAGAGTatcacagccgagacggggtcttcacaatgttgaatcggccttgaaggaccccaaaagctctttcgacgtctttccgagcagactATTGACGCTGTGAATAAAGAATCCGTCTCGGGTCTTACGgattgctgagcgtcttcacaaaagtcgaccaccttgggtagataccatcgacgagatagtaacccatgtggtatggatTTCCGTCGACGGTGAAGTCGACCACCAGTGCTAcatacaccattcaaaacatcattgaagagtggtgaagaatagagcacattcaagtcgttgttggatccggcaacaccgaaatatgcatgtcaaatccataggtgGTAGTCgacgaccgcttcaaggataagcgttggccgccgcctttgtggccgcttaagtgttgccccctccaagcattcgggtaattcttccacttccaattcatgcagtcaatgctgccaagcataccgggaaaaccgtggactgtttcgtgaagatgaagcaaccgttgacaatcttcgatggtgggtgcccgaaggaattcctcaccgaaagcagaacgaatgtcgtcgcaaaaatttttgaggcataggtttccagttgactcacccacatgcaaatactcgtcgaagaggtcagccgtttgcccagtagcaagttgtcggagggcacacatacacttctgcaacgccgagagactttgcagACCGGTTGCATCTCtacgtgattgaaagtatttaacaagtgcggacaatgtgttgacaatacgcataaacaactgttttgacatgcgaaaatggAGCcggaagtaatcttccggaaaccgcggcgtgtcggaaaaatagtcggcaacgagcctttcatgggctccctcccggtcacaaGGAATGTAGCGGCgttttgatctagttggttgaggatgAGAGGCGGGGGTGGCGACGGCgacataggcggcacgatattgttcatagtgtTCTTGGTCTTCGCGCTTCGCTTCCGCAATGATATCGTTGAgataaatttttgaatttagagagggtttgagtgaaagaggaagatgtagatgagttgtatgaaaaaatggatgatgaatgtgttgtatgaaaaaaaagatgatgaatgtgtgtatttatagatgtttttgggattaaaattttttaaaaaaaccgTAATAAACGACTAtattttttgggaatccgattttttttaattcttggtattattttcaatttaaaaaaaattacaacggcattgccgttggccaatcgcACGCTGCCACGTCGTCGTGACGTCGGCGcgagcacagcggcggacaCGGGTGTGTCGCGCCGTCGGCATGGACGCCGTCCGCCCCATCGAGCAGCGATGGGGATGCTGTAAATCCGATTGTTATGAATATATGAATCTTGTGATTCATATTTCATCCGACTACACCAATaggattaaaataaaacaaaatatatttaCACTATTTACATCCTTTTTCTAAATATATTAcctaatttatatttaaaaaatcattttttctctGGAAATAATCGAAAATAAATATCTAGAAGGTCAGAGTGAACCAGTGCATTCCAAGTGAAGGATTGAGTTCACACTGAAATGAATATTTGCTTATGTATTAAGGGAGCTGCACGTGTCTTCTACTTAAACACATGGGACCCAGCTGGCTTCCCGGGTCGGGCTGCTATTCGTCGGGCCGATATTGCTAGCTTTAATGtttgagtgatgctaaatggccataatgtggccggccataaaaatttaatttagtccatttatatgaataaaaaaattagaattaccgatataaacttatatgtgtgtgaatggacttgtaagttgatacttatctttgaattccattacgaaaacacattaatatcacgaattactgtatacgttgagcaacaatcaagaaatgacagtagtaataagttgagcaaaaactacgaaagagcaacactaacatgttgagcaataTATAATGAAgattataaaagtaaaatcaagtagtattaaaccaaaaatttaaaaaaaaacaaatttttttgttatttaattaatttatggctggccataatgtggccgcatagcattattcttaatgtttttatttttttatactccttccgtccccaaggaatatgaagcttgagtttgatacgaattttaatgtaaaattggtaaaattacagagagatagagaaaaaaagtaattaaagtattattagtggagaatgtgtCCCAcgtcattagagagaaaatattttctaaaattagaaagtgcatattcttgcgGAACggactgaaaagaaaagagtgtatattcttgtgggaggAGGGGaggagtattttttaataattattcacAAGTCTTATTCCTTGTAATTAAGATTATATTTGTCCTAAACGGGACACGTGTTTTTACATGATCGCTATATTTTGGATTTAATCCCACAACGCGTAAAATTATTAAGAATATTTGAGAGATTATTGATATGCGCGATGCTATAGTGATGAGAAGATAAGAGGTTGAAATAATATGATttgattggattttaattatgaattttCCTAATTATTGCTATTCAGATAAGGAATCCCAATGTTTGGTGTTGTAAATAAGTATTATATACGGATGCTCTAGCACCAAGTCCAAGCTCACCCACCACACCCACACGGACCGAGCCTTGCCCTGTCGCAACATCCGCGTTCCAAGTCAATTCCGAGACCACGTCTCAATGCTAGCCTAGCCTTATTTAATACTTCATCATGTAATTTCATTCTTTTGGCTTCACTGTAATTATAAAACTCCTTTTCAGGATTTTTGTTCATTATTTCTCATATTGCAAAATAGAATTGATGAAATACTATGTAGAATTTCTAGATAAGTCAAAAAGtacattaaatttttattatttattttactttttctctattttctctTAACGAAACCCTAGCCTTAGCCAAATAGGGTGAATTATGGTTTTCCTACTTCCCTCACAGTCGGCTTCTCCTGAATATCAGCCAAGTTTATTACTGTCATTACTTAATATGAATACCTTTCAATATTATTGATGCTTTTATACGATGATATCTCACTCAACGAGTAATATGTTATTTTAATGCTTAGCCAACACAAAAGTATAGCTTTGAAGATAAAATccagaatttaaaaaaacttatgaaattaaaagaataaaaagtgGATAGTATCCGGTACAATTTTATTCAAACTATGTaagaaattaatatatttaggCCCACTGATCAATTGGATAAATATACACGTACTAATTACGAATTAATATACTACCAAAATATGTATACAATATAATTAAGAAGTGATTATCACCAGTCCCCAACCAGCCAAGAGCCAACCTCTCACTCCCCCAACTAAAAAAAAGATATGTAAAATTAATACTTATCCAATAAAAGTATTTATGTTAATctaaagataattttttttattgcaggAAGTTTTACTAAACTTGCCTATTTTCCTTCCCTAAATATGACTAGACTGTACGTTTTAACTTTCTAGATGTAATTTGTCTGAATTATATATCTTGATGGAATGACTTGACCAAACCTTTGACTGACTAAAATTGATATTTCAATCCTCCAATAAAtgtcaaaatacaaaaaaatggaAACAGATGTGAGGATAGATCtattgaataaattaattaatgatttgTCTAAGATGGAATGACAATAATATACTACTGGAGAATGAATTAATCACCATATAATACAGTAAAAAATATCACCAATCAATTATGAAATTGGATGaacataaaaaatagtactccgtGGACCGTGAGAAGTGAGAACTGAAAATACGAAACATATAAAAATTGTGTaagattttattttgaaaataacaATAGAAATTGCATCagcacaaaattaaattattaaatactagtatatatacCACCAAACAGTAACATGTCAAAGTATGTACATTTGACCATTTCAACTTCTCCACATTAAATGAAACTAGTTTGTAATGGTAAAATTGGTGTTTGAATAAGTCCAGAAAAAGAAGTTGAACAACTCACAAGTCAATCAAACCATTCAATAATATAGATTTTTCGACCCACTAATTCATCATTCATGTAGTCGTTATACTTGGGCCAAAACCCATAACTAATGTTGTGAAGTTTTGACTTGGAAAACCACCATAATTTGGTCATCTAACAAAAATATGCCTTGTCTTTTTATTCTACTAGTATATTATAACTTGATTTATTAACCattaatttagttcattataCCCATGATTTGAATCCTACTACATTACCAAATGGTCCAAATTATTTGGCGCGaaccatttaatttttaatattaaaaaaacaatcaaatcacaatcaaaattaaattttgctacaaattattttaataattaaatttataattttaatttttataattaatatatttaagaatttcatactattttttattttaattttttactttctactcactccgttttttaaaaatagcaactatttccattttgggaaagagagaagaaaaagatctgacataaagtgattgaaaaagtgaagtgaataatatcatttaaggtactcaaactataagagAAATATCATATTAGGTACTagagagaaataaagaaaatatcaaatctaGTACCTAGATTTAAGAGTTCATAAATGCCCTTCATGCATTGGGGGCTTTTTGGGTGTAAAATTGTGATAAATAGTGAAAAAATaccataaatgtgattacaccatagttcagggactaccaacgatatttttaaagtttaggtaTCATTTGTGTGTAAAACGCATAGTCCAGGGACTATTTGCGTAGttcactttaattaattaaaacaatataGATTCCATAATTCCAACGGTCGTGGAAAATATGGAGGCGAGCCGAGCTTTGTTTATGTTTCAGACCTTGCATTCATCGACTTATTTAttcactaagagcatccactagggtggacacttccaatagctcTGCCACTTTTTTTGTTCACAGCCACTTCTTATTTGTCCGCGGCAAAACAAAATGTCCGCAGAAATAGTTGACatttttttagccacttttcacttttttaaatattttaattcaattataattaaaattatcggaatgtaaataattataaaacgagataatactaaaattaaaaaaaatattgaaaccAAATATACTCTCCAATCCCAATTAAATTATACCAGTCTAAAATGAAAggaaagaaacaaaataatatCCTCCCAATTTTGAAAGAAAACACACGTATACACTCCAATACGGCAATACCATTTtaaaacagaaaacaactttCATACTCCCTTTTCCGAAAAAAAACGTGTACTACCTCTCATCCACTTAAATTTCATGCTcccttttccaaaaaaaaaaagtgtactgcttctttctctctctcttgcattttttttagaaaacaCCAATCTCcccttcttccttctccaatcTTCCCCTCTCCCTAAAaatgttgaaaataaaaaaataaaaactggcAGCCGCCGCGCCGGTAGACAGGAGCGCCTATCGCCGCGCCGCTCCCCCACCGGCGCTGCCTCGGCGTCTACTCGCCGATCGCCCTTCCGCCCCAAAAAATTTGTCCGCTACGCCGCCCACTATAGTCAGCCGGGGCTTAGCCGCCTCCGGGGCGGCCAacgcgccgcccctatagtggatgctctaagagtatccactataaggcggacgcacccaatagccccgcccccttTTTTGTTCACAGCCCCAGTTTTTTTGTCCGCGCTCAAAAAATTTTGTTTCCgacactatagtggacacttctaatagccccgaaattttataaccaattttcattttaattttttcctttagttttaaaattatcggaatttaaataattataaaacgaggtaattgtGTAGATAGAGAATGAATGGAGAGTGGGTGAAAAGTGTGTAAAATGGGTGGTGGAGTGATATTTATAGGGTAATTtacgaaaaaaaatatatcgaAGGGGCGACCGGCGCGCCTATCGCCGGGCACTATAGGCCGGCGCGCCTATGGCGCAGCGAATCGCCACCGGCGCTTCCTCGCACAATTATCGCCAACCGcccgtccgccccggggcggacgtcccACCCACTATAAGCCGCCCCCGCTGGGGCTATCGCCGCGGCTGTGTTATAGTGGATACTCTAACAAGTAGAGTTTATTTAACTCTACAATTCCTAAAACTAAGAAAGCcctatttgtttatttaattccATCAACTTTGTACAAcctcttcttgttttcttgttcctcAAATCTCTATCTTTTTGCAATGGGTCTTTCTTATAATTAAATCATGATTTTGGTAAGGGAAATTAGTGTCAAAGAATGGCTAGCATTGCTTTTGCAGCATCTTCTTCTGCTTTCCTCTTCAAAACATCACCAAGAAATGGGGCCTCATTGTCTCACTACATGTCAATGCCATTATTCATAATTGTTTGGTGTGTAATCAAGCAAGATGTCACAAATGCGTCATTTTATCAAAGTAATGTCGGATTGTCATGCAGTAGGAATTTGTTAgtaatactcctactactaaGCAAATTGATCATTGTAACACTTTCAGGCTATAATGTACTATTGTTGATTTTAGTTCTAGTTTCTCATCTAACTACAAACATCTTCATATTGCTATCTTGTAGTGTTGTTTAACCAACCTCTGACTCTGAGCTTGCTTTCTTTGGTaatgagattttttttgttaatgttGATGTCCTAATTGTATGACAAAAGATCAAGGCAATGATGGGTGGTCCAACAGTTTCAGCTCCAAAGAGGGAAACAGAAAGGGTTGTGATAACAGGAATGGGGCTTGTTTCGGTTTCGGATATCGAGACATTCTACACAAACTCCTTGATGGAGTGAGTGGCATCACTTTTATAGACATATTTGATGCTTCAGAGTACTCTGTGAGGTTTGCTGGGAAGCTATGCGACTACTCTTCCACGGGCTGCCTGCATTGATGGCAAGAATGATCGCCGCCTGGAAGGAGAGCCCTTCTTGACACTATAAGCATTTCAAATGAATGATTATTTGGAGTCTTCTGATTCTTGAACAgaatttgttttgaaaaaaGGCGCGAATTACTCCATTTTTCAGCATTCAGCAGTGGAGTGGAGGCCTTGGTGCAGAAGGGATACAACAAACTTACTCCATTTTTCATTCCCTATTCAATCACAAACATGGGGTCTGCATTGCTGGCTGCCTGTACACACTGGCCTAATGATGAGGCCTAATTTACTAAATACTTCTCTTTCAATATTAGGTGGTTAAAGTTTTTATGATGAATTAGGCCAACTATATTAATGCTAGCTCATGCAACAGTAACACTTAGCTTAGGTTATTGCAATAAAAAAGGTGTTGAAAGATACATCAGAGATAAAGATGAATGGCACCAAGGTATATAAAAATGCATGCTTGATCAAATATTATTGAACATTATGTTATGATGTTTTAATCAAAATCCAAAACTTTCTAAGATTGCTATAACTCACATGATCAGGTGGGGACTAGAAGCAATTTCAACCATCAAAGCACTCAACCCCCAACCAAAATGTAAAGAGTGGTTATATTCCATGTGTGACTGcatttcttgattcttgatcATCTGTGCATGACTTGGAAGGAGATGTCACGATCGACACGGTCCCCAAACAACATCAACTTGATGTTGGTATGATGGCATCTTATCCTTGTGCTGCCATCTTTCTAGCAATTACTATATCAAGTGGTCCGGATCAAAGTATTAAGTTCCTGCTATATTGCTATTAATCTCAATCCTTGCAGCCATATCTAACTCATTTGGCTTCGGTGGGCTCAACTCTGAGGCCGTGTGCGCTCTCCATCTGCGCAGGTAGCTCTTTCTTTTTCGGTTAAGCTTATTTGGTGGGAGTATTAAACTCAAGAAGAACATTGATTATCCATCAATAAGAATAAGAACACTTGGTTTTGGTATGTCACTTATTTTTGAAAGGGGACAGGATGACACAAGTTTGTTCCTGGTAAATGAAAACGTTGTTTTCATGGTCAGATTCTGGGCATTGGAATGTCACCAAGAATGTTAGCTGAAGCATCCCATTATGTTTTATTGTTCACGGTTTGGTG encodes:
- the LOC121784915 gene encoding B2 protein-like; protein product: MENNQSSFWQFSDNLRLQTGSLADLSLNDSIWSTNYAAKRTAEERRNFDFRNAGGDLKSDFNVGFSNDAWKAPINDSSNSGVNYSGYGSGSTGLNGGFNKGVYSTPSMNFNSYYSKGKGFANNAVVNGKINRGKNDEEHGAKLGKKNRGNKESGKDSNGDNKTAVDKRFKTLPPAEALPRNETIGGYIFVCNNDTMAENLKRQLFGLPPRYRDSVRAITPGLPLFLYNYSTHQLHGVFEAASFGGTNIDPTAWEDKKNQGESRFPAQVRVVTRKICEPLEEDSFRPILHHYDGPKFRLELNIPEALSLLDIFDETNV